Proteins encoded in a region of the candidate division WOR-3 bacterium genome:
- a CDS encoding DUF2207 domain-containing protein, producing MEAPVRGERLEVRLRDRMLRAWPSSDQRTMAVKRKVRFVLGGILAILPLLAAAKSYYYPEISTDVMLQADGSARIVQERTYEFDGRFSWADLDLRKQGAADIRLNRLALKTSAGWQDLTPEQGNSDRSLYLRWGYSAEDEQRTFLIDYTILGAVKRYEDVAEFYWKVIEDEHQPVSRISVRIILPGQSPDLFKIYVHAVARPGTLHFAGTFDTAYINQTGIPRNAFVEVRALASPGLYPQAAQIPQRRYEQILAEEKQNFLTATFRSHFFIPLGLFLILVPAVLLIIFYRKFGREPKLDYEAMYEHEPPRKAPPFVVPLILHQRPDKSGMTQELFRGLMAALLGLARQGVVSVHEVKEGRKIKYEFRLDKPDKLAASGEFDRMAVEYLFGKFGGGGNVLTEEMIKSYGRTHPSSVREMVSSLYSAGIGWWPAQLGVEFTEAASRRAYSTYCGLAALCFIPGAWLLLGGLAAIAPESAAARIPLTVVAAVLCGAVYFLTGRVITRWDPIAYLEHKRWRSFRKFLKDFSAIEQAPVNLLAIWEEYYVYAVALGVAAEFLKHVTRLAEQRGTGLALPVWYIGASGMPGGSLASLSDGLGGFGAFASNMSSMMSSFSTASSSGGGFSGGGGGGGGGGSSGAG from the coding sequence GTGGAGGCGCCCGTCCGAGGTGAGCGCCTCGAGGTCCGGCTGCGCGACCGGATGCTACGAGCCTGGCCGTCATCTGACCAGAGAACCATGGCGGTGAAGCGCAAGGTGCGTTTTGTTCTTGGCGGCATCTTGGCCATTCTGCCGCTGCTGGCCGCGGCGAAGTCCTACTACTACCCTGAGATATCAACCGATGTGATGCTGCAGGCCGACGGCAGCGCGCGAATCGTCCAGGAGCGGACCTACGAGTTCGACGGCCGCTTCTCCTGGGCGGACCTCGATCTCAGAAAGCAGGGAGCTGCCGACATCCGCCTCAACCGACTGGCGCTTAAGACCAGCGCCGGCTGGCAGGACCTGACGCCGGAGCAGGGCAACAGCGACCGGTCGCTCTACCTGCGCTGGGGGTACTCGGCCGAGGACGAGCAGCGGACGTTCCTGATCGACTACACGATCCTGGGTGCGGTCAAGCGCTACGAGGACGTGGCCGAATTCTACTGGAAGGTGATCGAAGACGAGCACCAGCCCGTAAGCCGGATCTCGGTCAGGATCATCCTGCCTGGTCAATCACCTGACCTGTTCAAGATTTACGTCCATGCCGTTGCACGACCGGGAACCCTTCACTTCGCGGGCACGTTCGACACCGCGTACATCAATCAGACCGGAATCCCGCGGAACGCGTTCGTCGAGGTGCGGGCGCTAGCCAGCCCGGGCCTGTACCCTCAGGCTGCGCAAATCCCGCAGAGGAGATATGAGCAGATACTGGCGGAGGAGAAGCAGAACTTCCTGACAGCCACTTTCCGTAGCCACTTCTTCATTCCGCTGGGGCTGTTCCTCATCCTGGTGCCAGCGGTTCTGCTCATCATCTTCTACCGGAAGTTCGGACGAGAGCCGAAGCTCGACTACGAGGCCATGTACGAGCACGAACCGCCGCGCAAGGCGCCGCCCTTCGTCGTACCCCTCATACTGCACCAGAGACCGGACAAGTCCGGGATGACCCAGGAGTTGTTCCGCGGCCTCATGGCTGCCCTGCTCGGCCTGGCCAGGCAGGGCGTAGTCTCCGTGCACGAGGTCAAAGAGGGACGCAAGATCAAGTATGAGTTCAGGCTGGACAAACCCGACAAGTTGGCGGCGTCGGGTGAGTTCGACCGGATGGCGGTCGAATACCTGTTCGGCAAGTTCGGAGGTGGCGGCAACGTCCTGACCGAGGAGATGATCAAGAGCTACGGCAGGACGCATCCCAGCAGCGTCCGGGAGATGGTGTCCAGCCTCTATTCGGCCGGCATTGGATGGTGGCCCGCACAGCTCGGGGTCGAGTTCACCGAGGCTGCCAGCCGCCGGGCCTACTCAACATACTGCGGGCTCGCCGCGCTCTGCTTCATCCCCGGTGCGTGGCTGCTGCTCGGCGGACTTGCGGCAATCGCTCCTGAGTCGGCGGCCGCGAGGATCCCGCTCACCGTCGTCGCGGCTGTCCTCTGCGGGGCGGTCTACTTTCTGACCGGTCGCGTCATCACTCGCTGGGATCCGATTGCCTACCTTGAGCACAAGCGCTGGCGGAGCTTCCGCAAGTTCCTCAAGGACTTTTCGGCGATCGAGCAGGCGCCGGTCAATCTGCTCGCCATCTGGGAGGAGTACTACGTCTACGCGGTTGCGCTGGGTGTGGCCGCCGAGTTCCTCAAGCATGTCACCAGACTGGCCGAGCAACGCGGAACCGGCCTTGCCCTGCCGGTATGGTACATCGGCGCAAGCGGCATGCCGGGCGGCTCGCTTGCCTCGCTGAGCGATGGTCTGGGCGGGTTCGGCGCCTTTGCCTCCAACATGAGCAGCATGATGTCGTCCTTCTCTACCGCCTCGTCCTCCGGCGGCGGTTTCTCCGGTGGCGGTGGTGGTGGCGGCGGCGGCGGCAGTTCCGGCGCGGGCTAG
- a CDS encoding toll/interleukin-1 receptor domain-containing protein, producing MASEAARSRSSSVGGPYAARGPRCAGPDPNRPHAADWRLCREAVVSVNGSNQSPSGGSQPHVVIPYNYADNQFARKLAGTLRRDGVSPLVDEVDMSAGVLLVSRISHAVRPVDFVVPLVSVASLRWRWVQQELKTVTARDFNGRRVRVLPARIDSTPLPDYLASQSYVDFYGRGWQQGYEDLKAVLQQRTSPRPEKRAIADFKLPHAIRRPQPATEKKAGTKLVYVSYEYENDGYYRDVLLTWGKSPDFPRLSVNDQPMIYSPDSDQAEPLKHVIAEKIKAATAFLCVIGEKSSSSAWTEWELKQAIELDKRLIVVRIDRDHVAPEVLSEMYPTCALSFTFEGIKRAVDEAYGVVSQE from the coding sequence GTGGCGAGTGAGGCGGCCCGCAGCCGAAGTTCATCGGTAGGCGGCCCTTACGCTGCCCGAGGCCCCCGATGCGCCGGCCCGGACCCGAACAGACCTCACGCGGCTGATTGGCGCCTTTGCAGGGAGGCGGTAGTGAGCGTGAACGGTTCGAATCAAAGCCCGTCGGGAGGCAGCCAGCCTCACGTGGTCATTCCGTACAACTACGCGGACAACCAGTTCGCCCGCAAGCTGGCTGGAACGCTGCGTCGCGACGGCGTGAGTCCCTTGGTTGACGAAGTGGACATGTCCGCAGGGGTACTCCTCGTGAGCCGGATATCCCACGCGGTTCGGCCCGTAGACTTCGTCGTCCCGCTGGTTTCCGTGGCTTCGCTCAGGTGGCGCTGGGTCCAGCAGGAACTCAAGACGGTCACGGCCAGAGACTTCAACGGCCGCCGGGTCAGGGTACTTCCGGCGAGAATCGACAGCACCCCACTGCCGGACTACCTGGCATCGCAATCCTACGTAGATTTCTACGGCCGTGGCTGGCAGCAGGGCTACGAGGACCTCAAGGCCGTTCTCCAACAACGTACCAGTCCGAGGCCCGAAAAACGGGCCATAGCTGACTTCAAGCTGCCCCACGCGATTCGCCGGCCGCAGCCCGCCACTGAGAAGAAGGCCGGGACGAAGCTGGTCTATGTCTCATACGAGTACGAGAACGACGGCTACTACAGGGACGTCCTGTTGACCTGGGGAAAGAGCCCCGACTTTCCCCGCCTCAGTGTGAATGACCAGCCCATGATCTACTCACCAGACAGCGACCAGGCCGAACCGCTCAAACACGTGATAGCCGAGAAGATCAAGGCGGCGACTGCGTTCCTCTGCGTGATTGGCGAGAAGTCCAGCTCGAGCGCCTGGACAGAATGGGAACTGAAGCAGGCTATCGAACTGGACAAACGTTTGATTGTAGTCAGGATAGACCGGGACCACGTCGCTCCCGAAGTGCTGTCGGAGATGTACCCGACGTGCGCCCTGTCCTTCACGTTTGAAGGCATCAAACGAGCGGTCGACGAGGCGTACGGCGTCGTCTCTCAGGAGTAG
- a CDS encoding helix-turn-helix transcriptional regulator codes for MQPASNWLSDSSLLTKEVGVRLRLLREQAGLSQEAVAVMLGLEPTTGKAQVSKIETGHYRYGPGLVRLLDFLRACGCGVDAVLDILDRHTSRETVVEERATADVLKAIETLPPKSGRRAFYYHVGLSHKAELRLANSAAARERVRRALARAGAESRELRLKREFNYLLNKMHIGWADPSGIGLRSYGRKVFATLRRLRKARPDRRQRALDRLDEWPVRMGLDPTQARRVKQAMMKLFERMVRSGSVD; via the coding sequence GTGCAACCCGCCTCAAATTGGCTGTCAGATTCTTCCCTACTTACGAAGGAAGTAGGGGTACGGTTGCGGCTACTGCGGGAGCAAGCCGGCTTGTCGCAGGAGGCGGTGGCCGTGATGCTCGGACTTGAGCCGACAACGGGCAAGGCGCAAGTCTCGAAGATCGAGACCGGGCACTATCGGTACGGGCCGGGGCTCGTGCGGCTGCTGGACTTTCTGCGGGCGTGCGGGTGCGGGGTTGATGCGGTGCTGGATATCCTAGACCGGCATACGTCGCGCGAGACTGTCGTGGAGGAGCGGGCGACTGCGGACGTGCTGAAGGCGATAGAGACGCTGCCACCGAAGTCCGGACGCCGCGCGTTCTACTACCATGTCGGTCTGAGCCACAAGGCCGAACTGCGCCTGGCGAACTCGGCCGCGGCCAGGGAGCGGGTCAGGCGAGCGCTTGCCCGGGCCGGCGCGGAATCGCGGGAACTGCGGCTGAAGCGCGAGTTCAACTACCTGCTGAACAAGATGCACATCGGCTGGGCAGACCCGAGCGGCATCGGGCTGCGTTCGTACGGAAGAAAGGTGTTCGCGACCCTGCGCCGGCTGCGCAAGGCTCGACCCGACAGGCGGCAACGGGCGCTTGACCGCCTGGACGAGTGGCCGGTCAGGATGGGGCTTGACCCGACTCAGGCTCGGCGAGTGAAGCAGGCGATGATGAAGCTGTTTGAGAGGATGGTTCGTTCAGGTTCCGTGGACTGA
- a CDS encoding helix-turn-helix transcriptional regulator has translation MSGTESRAGRDTLVGELSSRLVALRKRAGMSQEAVAEAMGRPKAGERLARRLERGGVEGASLATLVEYLRAIRAGFGDLKEVLDRYTSIPIPESQRKRAAEAPMPRAQMSARAWENGDSPPERSDARYSPRFPGKRQPFGGAPGRQEELRVLRIRRRAGYWALRRLFEYYLHAGLNSVAIPPCMKYRRVTAAHSRRVFNALYRTHRAKAARRAERLARLRTSAEKHAIESAFVECAEAIAEFAYSEMCEHDEIGWMPPEAEARAVMAVKPKHRVVTDFQMCLAEWAEVVSRYNAALMVIYERPHRAALDIAESAGSDARTRLRYRGAALRAANIARTTAPDTPRRAKSISDWRATGWPEELDRGLLERMLAAALTTWDALLPTLPPAPGPRPV, from the coding sequence ATGAGCGGGACTGAGTCGAGGGCTGGAAGAGATACGCTTGTAGGGGAGCTGTCGTCGCGGCTTGTCGCTCTGCGGAAGCGGGCCGGGATGTCGCAGGAGGCGGTGGCGGAGGCGATGGGGAGGCCAAAAGCAGGTGAGAGGCTTGCCCGCAGGCTGGAGCGCGGTGGAGTAGAGGGCGCGAGCCTAGCCACGCTGGTCGAGTATCTGCGCGCAATCCGGGCCGGATTCGGCGATCTGAAAGAAGTGCTCGACCGCTACACGTCCATCCCGATTCCCGAGTCGCAGCGGAAGCGGGCTGCGGAGGCGCCGATGCCACGGGCTCAGATGAGCGCGCGTGCTTGGGAAAACGGGGACAGTCCCCCGGAGCGCTCGGACGCGCGGTACAGTCCCCGTTTTCCTGGAAAGCGGCAGCCCTTTGGCGGCGCTCCAGGCAGGCAGGAGGAACTGCGCGTGCTGCGGATACGTCGGAGGGCCGGGTACTGGGCGCTGCGCAGGCTGTTTGAGTACTATCTGCACGCGGGGCTGAACAGCGTCGCGATACCGCCCTGCATGAAGTACCGACGCGTCACGGCCGCCCACTCGCGGAGGGTGTTCAATGCACTGTACCGGACACACCGGGCGAAGGCGGCCAGGCGGGCCGAACGGCTGGCCAGGCTGAGGACATCGGCCGAGAAGCATGCTATCGAGAGCGCGTTCGTTGAGTGCGCGGAGGCAATCGCGGAATTCGCCTATAGCGAGATGTGCGAGCACGACGAGATTGGTTGGATGCCGCCGGAGGCCGAGGCGCGCGCCGTCATGGCGGTAAAGCCGAAGCACCGGGTCGTGACCGACTTTCAGATGTGCCTGGCCGAGTGGGCCGAGGTGGTGAGCCGCTACAACGCCGCGCTGATGGTAATCTACGAGCGCCCGCACCGGGCCGCGCTGGACATCGCCGAGTCTGCCGGATCCGACGCACGCACTCGCCTACGCTACCGTGGGGCAGCCCTGCGGGCGGCGAACATCGCGCGAACCACTGCGCCGGATACGCCGCGGCGAGCGAAGAGCATCAGCGACTGGCGCGCGACCGGCTGGCCGGAAGAGCTGGACCGCGGATTGCTCGAGCGGATGCTTGCCGCTGCGCTCACTACCTGGGACGCGCTGCTTCCGACCCTCCCGCCCGCCCCCGGGCCGAGGCCCGTGTAA